GGGCTGCGCAACACCGGAGCCGAAAAAGATAGACACCAGGACCATAGCCGTGCAGCCCAGGCCCTATCCCTCGTCGGCCGGCTCGCTCTGGCCCGGCGAGACGTCGCGCAACAACCTCTACCAGGACCTCAGGGCCTGGCACGTGGGCGACGTGGTGACGATCACCATCGCCGAGAAGACGAGCGCCACCAAGGAGGCCATCACCGAGACGACCCGCAAGAGCAAGGCATCGGGCGGGCTCAGCGGCCTCTTCGGCATAACGCCGTCGCTCGGGAGCTGGAAGGGACAGGGTTTCACCCCCACCGTGAACGCCGATACGAGCGCCCAGTTCGAGGGCGAGGGCAAGACCGAGCGCAAGGGGGAGCTGAAGGCGACCCTCACGGCCGTGGTGGTCGAGGTGCTGGGCAACGGCAACCTCGTCATCGAGGGCAAGAAGGACACGGTGGTCAACAACGAGACCCAGTACGTTACCCTCAGCGGCATAGTCAGGCCCGAAGACATCGACGAGAACAACGAGGTGTCGTCCGTATACGTGGCCAACGCGAGGATCGAGTACTCGGGCCGCGGCGTGGTGGGCGACGAACAGAGCCCCGGCTGGCTCAGGAGGGCGCTTGACAATGTGTGGCCGTTCTAAGAGACTTTTCGCCGCCGGGACGGCGGCCCTGCTGCTGCTCGCGGCGGCGGCCGCGGCCCATGGCGCGAGGATAAAGGACATAGCTTTCATGGAGGGGGTG
The genomic region above belongs to Deltaproteobacteria bacterium and contains:
- a CDS encoding flagellar basal body L-ring protein FlgH, with amino-acid sequence MRNGIVTAALAALIITGCATPEPKKIDTRTIAVQPRPYPSSAGSLWPGETSRNNLYQDLRAWHVGDVVTITIAEKTSATKEAITETTRKSKASGGLSGLFGITPSLGSWKGQGFTPTVNADTSAQFEGEGKTERKGELKATLTAVVVEVLGNGNLVIEGKKDTVVNNETQYVTLSGIVRPEDIDENNEVSSVYVANARIEYSGRGVVGDEQSPGWLRRALDNVWPF